From the genome of Nicotiana sylvestris chromosome 2, ASM39365v2, whole genome shotgun sequence, one region includes:
- the LOC104244681 gene encoding receptor-like protein 35, giving the protein MDRSLFSVFSSSSTILFLTVLHVLFLHAHSTTHWQDIEVLKQLKNSVDPNSMTPGSCLISWDFSVDPCDNLSTEKFTCGLRCDIVVSSVSRVTEVALDQWGYSGSLSSVSWNLPYLQTLDLTNNFFTGSVPDSFSNLTRVQRLTLSRNSLSGSIPSSLGSLSNLEELYLDNNFLEGTIPSTFNGLKNLKRLEFQANKLTGEFPDLGQLNNLFFLDGSDNAFSGQLPATFPASLVELATRNNSIEGNIPASLAGLNFLQVLDLSHNKLSGSVPASLFTHPSLEQLTLSYNQYGSVQQPGNFLENSQLIAVDLSNNEIRGLLPGFLGLMPRLSSLSLENNKLSGMIPVQYALKMVVPGQGVSQFERLLLGGNYLFGPIPGPMLELKPGSVTVRLGGNCLYRCPLRLFLCEGGEQKSLSECQAFGPIIP; this is encoded by the coding sequence ATGGATCGTTCATTATTCTCTGTATTCTCATCTTCTTCTACAATCCTATTCCTTACAGTTCTCCATGTTCTGTTCTTGCATGCACATTCAACAACACACTGGCAAGACATTGAAGTCTTAAAGCAGCTCAAGAATAGCGTCGACCCCAATTCAATGACACCTGGCTCATGCCTAATATCTTGGGATTTCTCAGTAGATCCTTGTGACAATCTCTCCACTGAAAAATTCACCTGTGGTCTCCGTTGTGACATTGTAGTATCCTCAGTTAGCCGAGTCACTGAAGTCGCTCTTGACCAGTGGGGTTACTCTGGTTCGCTCTCCTCTGTCTCTTGGAACTTACCTTATCTCCAAACCTTAGACCTTACTAATAATTTCTTCACTGGTTCAGTACCTGACTCATTCTCAAATCTAACTCGTGTTCAACGACTCACTTTGTCAAGAAACTCGTTATCTGGTTCAATTCCCAGTTCTCTAGGCTCACTTTCAAACCTTGAAGAACTTTACCTTGATAATAATTTCCTTGAGGGAACAATACCCTCAACTTTCAACGGTCTCAAGAATTTAAAAAGGCTCGAATTTCAAGCCAATAAGCTCACTGGCGAGTTTCCCGATTTGGGTCAGTTAAATAATTTGTTTTTCCTCGATGGAAGTGACAATGCTTTCTCCGGCCAACTTCCGGCGACTTTCCCGGCATCTCTCGTCGAGCTTGCAACGAGAAACAACAGCATAGAGGGTAACATTCCGGCTAGTCTCGCCGGACTGAATTTCCTACAAGTTCTCGACCTCAGTCACAATAAACTCAGTGGGTCCGTTCCAGCGAGTCTCTTCACCCACCCCTCTCTTGAACAGCTCACATTATCGTATAACCAATACGGGTCGGTTCAACAACCCGGGAACTTCTTAGAAAATAGTCAGTTGATTGCAGTAGACTTGAGCAACAATGAGATCCGCGGGTTATTACCCGGGTTCTTGGGTTTAATGCCCAGATTATCATCATTATCGCTAGAGAACAACAAGTTGTCTGGTATGATACCCGTCCAATATGCATTAAAAATGGTGGTGCCGGGTCAAGGGGTATCACAGTTTGAGAGACTGTTGTTAGGAGGAAATTACTTATTCGGACCCATACCGGGTCCAATGTTGGAGCTGAAACCGGGTTCAGTAACAGTGAGATTAGGGGGCAACTGTTTGTACCGGTGCCCgttgagattatttttatgtGAAGGTGGGGAACAGAAATCATTATCGGAGTGTCAGGCTTTTGGTCCCATCATTCCTTGA
- the LOC104244680 gene encoding uncharacterized protein: protein MMEMASAAPVPVSWIPEDDLLLKNAVEAGASLEALARGAVRFSRRFTLQELQDRWHSLLYDSDVAAPASARMVELELSGINPLSKFNKSDNFKGSKDVVGKRKVDSIRKQYYTMRKKFRSEFFNSTDLGFLDEPNLHECNGHGTDFRQHVRIDAQSRDGNCMLGNCISDDLGLQESDLDILRNAFPEALGDMPVTSAIANSRIAYNSRCSISVDNNSPDGILRESRFLEEFSASSLREERRNSFPPDMEDREIPGVLKDNSIDFEKCSGVKRPCLSQLSPERKIFGSPEGKQLSTFHSRSDNHQNICRGPCGFGSRQHSHSPNSGAMMGVRTGSTDFIDSSATSDGEFTDLPDSLLNLSNEDDILLMEADGKDSADNLCKANLKLLPDSPSDIPEGGSDDHESEVVNDSNANVAVPDDFNPLGSEVNTSSLLSQDVRSDCEVNLSSASSLNPDTRQLTDGNMHCTLNTEDTEIPCNDDIFLLIHPSTSFGSTATQPIGQSSMDLSSASNKNEQRVNSFTRGKDSVKSFAWTNKVAPNIFGETRLVQPSVNSTAHVKVSGTTALPALPGDAKKGAGVAGQSRSLPANAEVSKDDVREEDIARVRGVGDPPATFVRMPQFGESSSVRAAAAELAINPSTSELEEPQSDDDVPYFSDVEALILDMDLDPQDQDPYTTRQESKYQAEDFKRTTIRLEQCARSCSRREMTPRGAFAILYGRHLRHYIRKPEVILGRSTEDVEVDIDLRKEGRANKISRRQASIKMELDGSFCLKNLGRCSIAVNGKSVDTGQYLTLSTSSVIEIREMTFMFEMNRKYVKQYIHSINQNKGRLDKFEWSPERKP from the exons ATGATGGAGATGGCAAGTGCTGCTCCAGTTCCCGTTTCCTGGATTCCCGAAGACGACCTCCTCTTGAAGAACGCCGTCGAG GCTGGTGCATCCTTAGAAGCACTTGCTAGAGGGGCAGTACGATTTTCCCGCAGATTCACGTTGCAAGAGCTGCAAGACCGTTGGCATTCTCTTCTGTATGATTCTGATGTTGCAGCTCCAGCTTCTGCTCGCATGGTTGAGCTTGAACTTTCAGGGATCAATCCATTGTCAAAGTTCAATAAATCTGATAATTTTAAAGGAAGCAAAGATGTTGTTGGAAAGAGGAAAGTGGACAGCATTCGTAAACAATACTATACGATGCGGAAGAAATTTCGAAGTGAATTTTTCAACTCCACCGATCTAGGCTTTCTGGATGAACCAAATCTACACGAATGCAATGGACATGGAACTGATTTTAGGCAGCATGTTAGAATTGATGCTCAGTCTCGTGATGGGAACTGTATGCTTGGGAATTGTATCTCAGATGACCTTGGGCTTCAAGAATCAGATCTGGATATCTTGCGCAATGCTTTCCCAGAAGCACTTGGAGACATGCCTGTCACATCTGCCATTGCTAATTCCCGTATAGCCTATAACAGTAGGTGTTCAATTTCAGTAGACAATAATAGTCCAGATGGAATTCTAAGAGAAAGTAGGTTTTTGGAAGAGTTTTCCGCTTCATCATTAAGAGAAGAGAGGAGGAACTCTTTTCCGCCTGATATGGAAGACAGAGAAATTCCTGGTGTTCTTAAAGACAATTCCATTGACTTTGAAAAGTGCTCAGGTGTTAAGCGGCCCTGCCTATCGCAGTTATCTCCTGAGAGAAAGATCTTTGGTAGTCCTGAAGGAAAACAGTTGTCCACCTTTCATTCAAGAAGTGACAACCATCAAAATATCTGTAGGGGTCCTTGTGGATTCGGAAGCAGACAGCATTCCCACTCCCCAAACTCAG GAGCAATGATGGGGGTCAGGACTGGTAGCACTGATTTTATTGATTCATCAGCTACCTCAGATGGTGAATTCACGGATCTCCCAGATTCACTCTTGAACCTTTCAAATGAGGATGACATCCTCTTGATGGAAGCGGATGGGAAGGATTCAGCGGACAACTTGTGTAAAGCTAATCTTAAGCTACTCCCAGATTCTCCTAGCGATATTCCAGAAGGTGGTTCAGACGACCATGAATCTGAAGTAGTTAATGATTCGAATGCAAATGTTGCAGTTCCTGATGATTTCAATCCTTTAGGATCAGAAGTGAACACTTCCTCCCTGCTTAGTCAAGATGTAAGATCTGATTGTGAAGTTAATTTGTCATCCGCATCATCATTAAATCCTGATACGAGACAGCTTACTGATGGGAATATGCATTGTACACTGAACACTGAGGATACAGAAATTCCTTGTAATGATGATATCTTCTTGCTTATCCACCCTTCTACATCATTTGGTTCTACTGCAACTCAACCAATTGGTCAAAGTTCCATGGACCTGTCATCGGCTAGTAATAAAAATGAACAAAGAGTTAACTCCTTCACTCGTGGAAAAGATTCCGTCAAATCTTTTGCGTGGACTAATAAGGTTGCACCAAACATCTTTGGAGAAACACGCCTGGTGCAGCCATCCGTCAATAGTACTGCCCATGTAAAGGTGTCTGGTACTACTGCTTTGCCAGCACTTCCTGGTGATGCTAAGAAGGGTGCTGGAGTCGCAGGTCAAAGCAGATCATTGCCTGCAAATGCAGAAGTATCTAAAGATGATGTGCGAGAGGAGGATATTGCTAGAGTTAGAGGG GTGGGGGACCCTCCTGCTACTTTCGTCAGGATGCCACAATTTGGCGAATCAAGCTCTGTCAGAGCGGCCGCTGCAGAGCTAGCAATTAACCCTTCAACATCAGAACTGGAAGAACCTCAGAGCGATGACGATGTACCTTATTTTTCTGATGTTGAAGCTTTG ATACTAGATATGGACTTAGATCCACAAGATCAAGACCCATATACAACTAGGCAAG AGTCAAAGTATCAGGCTGAAGACTTCAAAAGGACTACCATCAGGTTGGAACAGTGTGCTCGTTCTTGTTCGCGAAGAGAAATGACACCTCGAGGGGCCTTTGCTATCCTATATGGACGTCATCTGAGGCACTATATTCGGAAGCCCGAG GTCATACTTGGAAGATCCACTGAAGATGTGGAGGTTGACATTGATTTACGAAAAGAAGGCCGTGCTAACAAAATATCTCGGCGTCAG GCAAGCATCAAGATGGAATTGGATGGATCCTTCTGTCTGAAGAATCTAGGGAGGTGCTCAATAGCAGTGAATGGCAAGTCAGTTGATACTGGACAGTATCTGACTCTTAGCACTAGTAGCGTGATAGAG ATACGGGAAATGACTTTTATGTTTGAGATGAACCGTAAGTATGTCAAGCAGTACATACATAGCATTAACCAGAATAAAGGAAGGCTTGATAAGTTTGAATGGTCCCCTGAAAGGAAACCATGA
- the LOC104244679 gene encoding agamous-like MADS-box protein TM6: MGRGKIEIKKIENSTNRQVTYSKRRNGIIKKAKELTVLCDAKISLLMLSSTRKFHEYTSPNTTQKKMIDQYQRTLGVDIWSTHYERMQENLKRLKEINNKLRREIRQRTGEDMSGLSLQELCHLQENISESLDEIRERKYHVIKTQTDTCRKKVKNLEKRHGNLVLDLEAKSEDPKYGVVENEGQYNSAMAFANGVHNLYAFRLQSLHPNLQNGGEFGSRNLRLA, translated from the exons ATGGGTCGTGGAAAGATTGAGATAAAGAAGATAGAGAACTCAACAAACAGGCAAGTCACTTACTCCAAGAGAAGAAATGGTATTATCAAGAAAGCTAAAGAGCTTACTGTTCTTTGTGATGCTAAGATCTCACTCCTCATGCTCTCTAGCACCAGGAAATTTCATGAATACACCAGCCCCAACACTAC GCAAAAAAAGATGATTGATCAATATCAGAGGACACTTGGGGTTGATATTTGGAGCACTCACTACGAG AGAATGCAAGAAAATTTGAAGAGATTGAAAGAGATCAATAACAAGCTAAGAAGAGAGATAAG GCAGAGAACAGGGGAAGACATGAGCGGCCTCAGTTTGCAGGAGTTGTGCCACTTGCAGGAGAACATCTCTGAATCTCTAGATGAGATACGTGAAAGAAAG TACCACGTGATCAAGACTCAAACAGATACCTGCAGGAAGAAG GTGAAGAACTTAGAAAAGCGACATGGAAATCTCGTGCTTGATTTG GAAGCAAAATCTGAAGATCCAAAGTATGGTGTAGTGGAAAATGAGGGACAGTACAACTCTGCTATGGCGTTTGCCAATGGAGTACACAACCTCTATGCTTTTCGCCTACAATCGTTGCACCCCAATCTTCAAAATGGAGGAGAATTTGGTTCTCGTAATCTACGCCTTGCTTGA